A single window of Drosophila suzukii chromosome 3, CBGP_Dsuzu_IsoJpt1.0, whole genome shotgun sequence DNA harbors:
- the LOC108020204 gene encoding basic proline-rich protein, translating into MRCFLPLVALLLAAGVHADVSHLDTDLQEDGYHYKQPSVPFPPPGSGNGIEDSGIGSGPAPSAPSPSYGPPQTQPPRPPPPQPTPTAPGPSYGPPQTQPPRPPPQPTPSAPAPSPSYGPPQTQPPRPPPQPTPSAPAPSPSYGPPQTQPPRPPPQPTPSAPAPSYGPPKPQPPSPQPGPEYLPPEQPKPRPTPSRPQPPPPPPPPRPQPTPGYGPPPPAPPPRPQPTPGYGPPPPPPPPRPQPTPGYGPPPPPPPPRPQPSPGYGPPPPGPSPPAPPRPQPPSPPAPRPQPGAEYLPPPGDNEVTPAQPQPTAPVPEYGPPPSPPAPPAGPTYQPRPPAPPAPPAPTYQPRPPAPAPPAPAPGPTYQPRPPSPPAPPAPTYQPRPPAPPAPAPGPTYQPRPPAPPAPAPGPTYQPRPPAPPAQPTQEYGPPPTSGGDEAGSLGPDGYNYNKPARPFTF; encoded by the exons ATG CGCTGTTTCCTGCCTCTGGTGGCCCTGCTCTTGGCGGCGGGCGTCCACGCGGATGTCTCCCACCTGGACACGGATCTCCAGGAGGATGGCTATCACTACAAGCAGCCGTCGGTGCCTTTTCCGCCTCCGGGCTCTGGAAATGGCATTGAGGATTCGGGAATAGGGTCAGGACCTGCTCCTTCGGCCCCGTCTCCATCTTATGGTCCTCCCCAGACACAACCACCTCGTCCACCACCACCGCAGCCCACTCCCACGGCTCCTGGTCCTTCCTACGGACCTCCCCAGACGCAGCCACCTCGACCTCCACCACAGCCAACTCCCTCGGCTCCGGCTCCATCGCCATCCTATGGACCACCGCAGACGCAACCACCACGTCCTCCACCGCAGCCCACTCCTTCGGCTCCAGCTCCGTCTCCATCTTATGGACCCCCGCAGACACAGCCACCACGTCCTCCACCGCAGCCAACTCCCTCGGCACCTGCTCCATCCTACGGACCTCCAAAGCCTCAGCCACCATCGCCGCAGCCTGGACCGGAGTACTTGCCTCCAGAGCAGCCTAAGCCACGTCCCACTCCCTCGCGTCCTCAGCCgcctccaccaccaccaccaccgaGGCCACAGCCTACTCCAGGATACGGTCCTCCACCACCAGCGCCGCCACCAAGGCCTCAGCCCACTCCTGGCTATGGACCACCACCGCCACCTCCTCCGCCAAGGCCACAACCCACGCCAGGATACggaccaccaccaccaccacctccgCCAAGGCCACAACCGTCCCCAGGATACGGACCACCACCACCTGGACCTTCTCCTCCAGCTCCACCACGCCCACAGCCACCCAGTCCTCCAGCACCACGCCCACAGCCAGGAGCTGAGTACCTGCCGCCTCCTGGCGACAATGAGGTGACCCCGGCTCAACCGCAGCCAACTGCTCCAGTGCCGGAATACGGACCACCACCGTCGCCGCCTGCTCCACCGGCAGGACCCACCTATCAGCCACGCCCACCGGCACCACCAGCACCGCCAGCACCTACTTACCAGCCACGCCCACCGGCACCTGCACCACCAGCACCTGCCCCAGGACCCACCTATCAGCCACGTCCACCGAGTCCTCCGGCACCACCTGCACCAACCTACCAGCCACGCCCTCCAGCACCACCTGCACCCGCTCCAGGACCCACCTATCAACCACGACCTCCGGCACCACCTGCACCTGCTCCAGGACCTACCTACCAGCCACGCCCACCAGCACCACCTGCTCAACCCACCCAGGAGTACGGACCACCGCCCACCAGTGGTGGCGATGAGGCGGGTTCCCTGGGACCCGATGGCTACAACTACAACAAGCCTGCCAGACCATTTACCTTCTAG